Proteins found in one Rhodovulum sp. MB263 genomic segment:
- a CDS encoding GAD-like domain-containing protein: protein MTGTDFDAEIDAVLGPAPDDFIPVPDAVIRRWTGRLPNALIRIWTTRGFASLAGGRLHLADPARLAGLMSHIFETDPDLGGSTHAIAYGDLGELVLWSERHGYGFLMPTLAALEMPNLTGSETMPPDQQFIEYVLRLPPELIEAFDPEQQMVHARLVERLGPLPLGMIYGTTPVPPPAGGTPVEHYVVAEVEDWLEAVYTEMRVSLVDWSRTSPQIRFIGDGLPGQPKGNGSK, encoded by the coding sequence ATGACGGGAACCGATTTTGATGCCGAGATAGACGCGGTTCTCGGTCCTGCACCCGACGATTTCATACCGGTTCCGGACGCCGTGATACGGCGATGGACCGGCCGACTGCCGAATGCCCTGATCCGGATCTGGACCACACGCGGTTTCGCGTCTCTGGCCGGAGGGCGGCTGCATCTGGCAGACCCGGCGCGTCTCGCGGGGCTCATGTCCCACATCTTCGAGACCGATCCCGACCTGGGTGGCAGCACCCATGCCATCGCTTACGGAGATCTCGGCGAGCTTGTGCTCTGGTCGGAACGCCATGGTTACGGTTTTCTCATGCCGACACTGGCCGCACTCGAGATGCCGAACCTGACGGGGTCGGAGACCATGCCGCCGGATCAGCAATTCATCGAATACGTCCTCCGGTTGCCGCCAGAGCTCATCGAGGCCTTCGACCCCGAACAGCAGATGGTCCACGCTCGCCTCGTCGAAAGGCTCGGCCCGTTGCCTCTGGGCATGATCTACGGCACGACGCCTGTGCCGCCCCCGGCCGGGGGAACGCCGGTCGAGCATTACGTGGTGGCCGAGGTCGAGGACTGGCTGGAGGCGGTCTACACCGAGATGCGGGTCAGCCTTGTCGACTGGTCGCGCACATCCCCTCAGATCAGGTTCATCGGGGACGGCCTCCCCGGACAGCCGAAAGGAAACGGTTCGAAATGA
- a CDS encoding phospholipase effector Tle1 domain-containing protein, protein MDLSVIGKLADAVASTISSGGVGNISQSCPKVILELGVFFDGTLNNRYNVIAQSREDASYQNALSNPALLYDRYKNGPVHDEPKSESGNARSFRAIYVEGPGSTRGEEDDMTGYAFGQGRKSGVETRVLWGFKQVRQQIGLMGGPPALEKVVIDVFGFSRGAAAARHFVNSIRAGRAVYDPWGIGDYEETLPRGLTVELRFVGIFDTVAAIGTATDDDNDPLNIHLRSDQVTHRIYHLTAGDEYRRNFRLNRNLPGGGDSFELPGAHSDVGGGYRDPGDLAPLESTRRRMFSSREEAEAARSAELPDDFAELRQIFVREGWISPDETEGGVVRDLSPIEESVVVVRYGLETFRRHLFSYDERIFLDRPWVQLGLSRIALHMMHEAAADHVEGALLDLPTENEDYRIPEALGPYEARIRSGSLTGQERAFVLRNFGHVSMKGGASLSGERLGHAPEEDHVRIEYPNRPGLAV, encoded by the coding sequence ATGGACCTCTCTGTCATAGGAAAGTTGGCGGACGCAGTCGCCAGCACAATCAGCTCTGGCGGCGTGGGTAATATTTCTCAGTCCTGTCCCAAAGTGATCCTGGAACTTGGCGTCTTCTTCGACGGGACACTCAACAACCGCTACAACGTGATCGCACAAAGCCGCGAAGACGCAAGTTATCAGAACGCGCTTTCCAATCCAGCACTGTTATATGATCGCTACAAGAACGGTCCTGTCCACGACGAGCCAAAGTCTGAGAGCGGGAATGCGCGGTCGTTTCGGGCGATTTATGTGGAGGGGCCGGGATCGACCCGCGGCGAAGAAGACGACATGACCGGATACGCATTTGGACAGGGTCGGAAAAGTGGCGTCGAGACACGGGTCCTGTGGGGATTCAAGCAAGTCCGGCAACAAATTGGCCTGATGGGCGGCCCGCCGGCGCTGGAGAAGGTGGTGATCGACGTCTTCGGCTTCAGCCGGGGTGCCGCCGCCGCGCGGCACTTCGTCAACAGCATTCGCGCCGGTCGCGCGGTCTATGACCCATGGGGGATCGGGGATTACGAGGAAACGCTGCCCAGGGGGCTGACGGTCGAGCTGCGTTTCGTCGGCATCTTCGATACGGTGGCCGCGATCGGCACGGCGACGGATGACGACAACGATCCGCTGAACATCCACCTTCGCAGCGATCAGGTCACCCACCGCATCTATCACCTCACCGCAGGGGACGAATATCGCAGGAACTTCCGCCTGAACCGGAACCTGCCCGGCGGCGGGGACAGTTTCGAATTGCCCGGCGCCCATTCTGACGTGGGCGGCGGCTACCGGGATCCGGGTGATCTGGCCCCGCTGGAAAGCACCCGGCGCAGAATGTTCTCCTCACGCGAAGAGGCCGAGGCGGCGCGCAGTGCCGAATTGCCCGACGATTTCGCCGAGCTGCGACAGATCTTCGTCCGCGAAGGCTGGATTTCCCCGGATGAAACCGAAGGCGGTGTTGTCCGTGACCTCTCGCCCATCGAGGAAAGCGTCGTGGTCGTGCGGTACGGGCTCGAGACCTTCAGGCGCCACCTGTTTTCCTATGACGAGAGGATCTTTCTCGACCGCCCATGGGTGCAGCTTGGCCTGTCGCGCATCGCGCTTCACATGATGCACGAAGCCGCGGCAGATCATGTCGAGGGCGCCCTCCTGGATCTGCCGACCGAGAACGAGGATTACCGCATTCCCGAAGCCCTGGGACCCTATGAGGCAAGGATCCGGAGCGGCAGCCTGACCGGCCAGGAGCGGGCCTTCGTGCTGCGAAACTTCGGCCATGTCTCGATGAAGGGAGGGGCTTCCCTGAGCGGGGAACGGCTAGGCCATGCCCCCGAAGAGGATCACGTCCGTATCGAGTATCCGAACCGCCCGGGGCTGGCCGTCTGA
- a CDS encoding DUF4123 domain-containing protein, with translation MSRTSFISRGDLQRHLAASGSTFALLDAARLPGLVDRLEGRGYEPLCLFQGAAAETLADAAPYLVRLEGDSDLLRHFLDDGDLHWAMWRKRPGILIETGMTAGALRKHLRRFLRVSIDGTAFFFRFWEPAAAASYFQALTSPARRAPWFFPRETGQIEAFLIPDPRRDGLKVEDMGPVSRADVPSPRPAFTLDAAELAAIRGARVEDDLIEMERLMAETFPAETGALAIEDLRRGLRRSVGRAREFGIRQKRNAFRLAAWDLHCAGPFERTDPTGELRRILEMPHPEADKMRRLTDQIGLIEGKA, from the coding sequence ATGTCTCGGACGAGCTTCATTTCAAGGGGCGATCTGCAAAGGCACCTCGCGGCGTCGGGGTCCACCTTCGCGCTTCTGGATGCGGCCCGTCTGCCCGGCCTGGTCGACCGGCTCGAGGGGCGCGGATACGAGCCGCTTTGCCTGTTCCAGGGGGCGGCGGCGGAAACTCTTGCCGATGCGGCCCCCTATCTGGTGCGGCTCGAAGGCGACAGCGATCTGCTGCGGCATTTTCTCGACGATGGCGACCTGCACTGGGCGATGTGGCGCAAGCGGCCCGGGATCCTGATCGAAACCGGAATGACGGCCGGGGCGCTCCGCAAGCATCTGCGCAGGTTCCTGCGTGTGAGCATCGACGGCACCGCCTTCTTCTTCCGGTTCTGGGAGCCCGCCGCCGCCGCCAGCTACTTTCAGGCGCTGACATCGCCCGCCCGGCGCGCGCCCTGGTTCTTTCCGCGCGAGACCGGACAGATCGAGGCCTTCCTGATCCCCGATCCGCGACGGGACGGTCTTAAGGTCGAGGATATGGGACCTGTATCGCGTGCGGACGTGCCAAGCCCGCGCCCGGCCTTCACCCTCGATGCCGCGGAGCTGGCGGCGATCCGCGGGGCCCGCGTCGAGGACGATCTGATCGAGATGGAACGGCTCATGGCCGAGACCTTTCCGGCCGAGACCGGCGCGCTGGCAATCGAGGACCTGCGGCGCGGCCTGCGCAGGTCGGTGGGGCGGGCACGGGAATTCGGGATCCGCCAGAAGCGGAATGCCTTTCGGCTTGCCGCCTGGGACCTTCACTGCGCCGGTCCCTTCGAGCGCACGGACCCGACCGGCGAGCTGCGGCGCATTCTGGAGATGCCCCATCCCGAAGCCGACAAGATGCGGCGCCTGACGGACCAGATCGGCCTGATTGAAGGCAAGGCCTGA
- the adhP gene encoding alcohol dehydrogenase AdhP: MAKTMKAAVVREFGKPLSLDEVPVPEPGPGQIQVAIRASGICHTDLHAAEGDWPVKPKPPFIPGHEGVGYVSAVGAGVTRVKEGDRVGIPWLYTACGHCEHCVGGWETLCESQQNTGYSVNGGFAEYVVADPNYVGHLPDNVGFTEIAPILCAGVTVYKGLKVTGARPGNWVVISGIGGLGHLAVQYAKAMGFNVAAVDVDDHKLELARNLGATLTANAATEDPAAKIKKETDGGAHGVLVTAVSLKAFEQAENMVRRGGTIAMNGLPPGSFPISVFDMVLAGITVRGSIVGTRLDLQEALDFAGHGKVKSIINPVKLEDVNSVFEKMHKGQIDGRAVIEIAG; the protein is encoded by the coding sequence ATGGCGAAGACCATGAAGGCCGCCGTCGTGCGTGAATTCGGCAAACCTCTGAGCCTGGATGAGGTGCCTGTTCCCGAGCCGGGGCCGGGACAGATCCAGGTCGCGATCCGGGCCTCGGGCATCTGCCATACCGATCTTCACGCGGCCGAGGGGGACTGGCCCGTCAAGCCGAAGCCGCCTTTCATTCCGGGTCATGAAGGCGTCGGCTATGTCTCCGCCGTCGGCGCGGGCGTCACCCGGGTCAAGGAGGGCGATCGGGTCGGCATCCCGTGGCTCTACACGGCCTGCGGGCATTGCGAGCATTGCGTGGGCGGCTGGGAGACCCTGTGCGAGTCGCAGCAGAATACCGGCTATTCGGTGAATGGCGGTTTCGCCGAATATGTCGTGGCCGATCCCAATTATGTCGGACATCTGCCGGACAATGTCGGCTTCACCGAAATCGCCCCGATCCTCTGTGCCGGGGTGACGGTCTACAAGGGCCTCAAGGTGACCGGTGCCCGGCCCGGCAACTGGGTCGTCATCTCGGGGATCGGCGGCCTCGGCCACCTGGCCGTGCAATATGCCAAGGCGATGGGCTTCAACGTCGCTGCCGTCGATGTCGACGATCACAAGCTGGAACTGGCCCGAAATCTCGGCGCCACGCTGACGGCCAATGCCGCCACGGAAGACCCGGCCGCCAAGATCAAGAAGGAGACCGATGGCGGTGCACATGGCGTTCTTGTCACGGCCGTCAGTCTCAAGGCCTTCGAGCAGGCCGAGAACATGGTCCGCCGCGGCGGCACGATCGCGATGAACGGCTTGCCGCCGGGCTCTTTCCCGATCTCGGTCTTCGACATGGTGCTGGCGGGGATCACCGTGCGGGGCTCGATCGTGGGAACCCGCCTCGATCTTCAGGAGGCACTGGATTTTGCCGGGCATGGCAAGGTCAAGTCGATCATCAACCCGGTGAAGCTGGAAGACGTCAACAGCGTCTTCGAGAAGATGCACAAGGGTCAGATCGACGGGCGGGCCGTGATCGAGATCGCCGGCTGA
- the adh gene encoding aldehyde dehydrogenase produces the protein MNKLERSFDQTRPPFAARYDNYIGGKWVAPKSGRYFDNVTPITGKTLCEVARSEAADIEAALDAAHAAKDAWGKTNVAQRAYILNRIADRMEENLDLLATAETWDNGKPIRETKAADLPLAIDHFRYFAGCVRAQEGTLSEIDHETIAYHFHEPLGVVGQIIPWNFPILMAVWKLAPALAAGNCVVLKPAEQTPASIMVLMDIIGDLLPEGVLNVVNGFGLEAGKPLASSKRIAKIAFTGETSTGRLIMQYASQNLIPVTLELGGKSPNIFFDDVCAEDDDFFDKAVEGFVMFALNNGEVCTCPSRALIQESIYDRFMERALERVKAIKQGHPLDPETMIGAQASSEQLEKILSYIDIGQEEGAEMLVGGARSHLGGELEGGYFVQPTVFHGNNRMRIFQEEIFGPVVSVTTFKDEEEALHIANDTLYGLGSGVWSRDMNRCYHFGRNIQAGRVWTNCYHAYPAHAAFGGYKQSGIGRETHSMMLDHYQQTKNLLVSYNPKKLGFF, from the coding sequence ATGAATAAACTGGAACGGTCCTTCGACCAGACAAGGCCGCCTTTCGCCGCGCGTTACGACAATTACATCGGCGGCAAATGGGTGGCGCCGAAGTCGGGGCGCTATTTCGACAATGTCACCCCGATTACCGGCAAGACGCTGTGCGAGGTCGCGCGCTCCGAGGCGGCAGACATCGAGGCGGCCCTTGATGCGGCCCATGCGGCAAAGGACGCCTGGGGCAAGACCAATGTCGCCCAGAGGGCCTATATCCTCAATCGCATTGCCGACCGGATGGAGGAGAATCTCGATCTGCTCGCTACGGCCGAGACCTGGGATAATGGCAAGCCGATCCGGGAAACCAAGGCCGCGGACCTGCCGCTTGCGATCGATCACTTCCGCTATTTCGCCGGCTGCGTGCGGGCGCAGGAAGGCACGCTTTCCGAAATCGATCACGAAACGATCGCCTACCATTTCCACGAGCCGCTGGGGGTTGTCGGCCAGATCATCCCGTGGAATTTCCCGATCCTCATGGCGGTCTGGAAGCTCGCTCCGGCCCTCGCCGCGGGCAATTGCGTGGTGCTGAAGCCGGCCGAGCAGACGCCCGCCTCGATCATGGTGCTGATGGACATCATCGGCGACCTTCTGCCCGAGGGCGTCCTGAACGTGGTCAACGGCTTCGGGCTCGAGGCCGGCAAGCCCCTCGCGTCCTCGAAGCGCATCGCGAAGATCGCCTTCACCGGCGAGACCTCGACCGGTCGGCTGATCATGCAATATGCCAGCCAGAACCTCATTCCGGTGACGCTCGAGCTTGGCGGCAAGTCGCCGAACATCTTCTTCGACGACGTCTGCGCGGAAGATGACGATTTCTTCGACAAGGCCGTCGAAGGCTTCGTGATGTTCGCCCTCAACAATGGCGAGGTCTGCACCTGCCCGTCGCGCGCGCTGATCCAGGAGTCGATCTACGACCGCTTCATGGAGCGGGCCCTGGAGCGCGTGAAGGCGATCAAGCAGGGCCATCCGCTCGATCCGGAGACGATGATCGGGGCGCAGGCCTCGAGCGAACAGCTCGAGAAGATCCTCTCCTATATCGATATCGGCCAGGAGGAAGGCGCCGAAATGCTGGTTGGCGGCGCGCGCAGCCATCTCGGCGGCGAGCTGGAAGGGGGCTATTTCGTCCAGCCGACCGTTTTCCACGGCAATAACAGGATGCGCATCTTCCAGGAGGAGATCTTCGGCCCCGTCGTGTCGGTGACGACCTTCAAGGACGAGGAAGAAGCGCTGCATATCGCCAATGACACGCTTTACGGCCTGGGCTCGGGCGTGTGGAGCCGCGACATGAACCGCTGCTACCATTTCGGCCGCAACATCCAGGCCGGACGCGTCTGGACCAATTGCTACCACGCCTATCCGGCCCATGCCGCGTTCGGGGGCTACAAGCAGTCCGGGATCGGGCGCGAGACCCATTCGATGATGCTCGACCACTACCAGCAGACGAAGAATCTGCTGGTCAGCTACAATCCCAAGAAGCTCGGCTTTTTCTGA
- a CDS encoding GAF domain-containing protein, with the protein MRERMEPWIRAAGASLDQLFSAVRAAGCCVLLADSDGVPVERRGEAGDDATFEEWGLWPGALWSEATEGTNGIGTCAIERRPVTVHRNQHFFARNGALGCMAAPIHDHNGELAGVLDVSSCRTDLTETFGGLIALSVREAARRIEAEAFRRSFAHARILALPGLEHNPGALVAVDADDLAIGASHSARVTLGLKGDLARAPVPASDLLSIPGVESLEDAERAVLARALARTGGNVSAAARILGISRATFHRKLGHRKPAAKRPEAVTRDPAASCRISATDALSLRPDGG; encoded by the coding sequence GTGCGCGAGCGGATGGAACCATGGATTCGCGCGGCCGGAGCCAGTCTCGATCAGCTTTTCAGCGCCGTCCGCGCCGCGGGCTGCTGCGTGCTTCTCGCCGACAGCGACGGCGTGCCGGTCGAGCGTCGTGGCGAGGCCGGCGACGATGCGACCTTCGAGGAATGGGGATTGTGGCCGGGTGCATTGTGGAGCGAAGCCACCGAAGGCACCAACGGCATCGGCACCTGCGCCATCGAGCGCCGCCCCGTCACCGTGCACCGCAACCAGCATTTCTTTGCCCGCAACGGAGCCCTCGGCTGCATGGCGGCGCCGATCCATGACCATAATGGCGAGCTTGCCGGCGTTCTCGACGTCTCGTCCTGTCGCACCGATCTTACCGAGACCTTCGGCGGGCTCATCGCCCTGAGCGTGCGCGAGGCGGCCCGGCGGATCGAGGCCGAAGCCTTCCGCCGCAGCTTTGCCCATGCGCGGATCCTGGCCCTCCCGGGGCTGGAGCACAATCCGGGGGCGCTCGTCGCCGTGGATGCCGACGACCTTGCCATCGGCGCCTCCCACAGCGCGCGGGTGACATTGGGCCTCAAGGGCGACCTCGCCAGGGCGCCGGTGCCGGCCTCCGATCTTCTGAGCATCCCCGGTGTCGAGAGCCTGGAGGACGCAGAGCGCGCCGTGCTGGCCCGCGCTCTCGCCCGTACCGGCGGCAATGTCTCGGCGGCGGCGCGCATCCTGGGCATCTCGCGGGCGACTTTTCATCGGAAACTCGGCCATCGCAAACCCGCTGCGAAACGGCCGGAGGCGGTGACACGAGATCCCGCGGCGTCCTGTCGCATTTCTGCGACAGATGCCCTCTCTCTCCGGCCGGACGGGGGCTGA
- a CDS encoding monovalent cation:proton antiporter-2 (CPA2) family protein, with the protein MEGFLLNATLYLLCIVLAVPLATRLGLGSVLGYLLIGLMLGPVLGLVGAEMETLRHVSEIGVVMMLFLIGLELDPRALWAMRDKLIGMGGLQVLVTVALVTAAATAFGQTWQSALAMGMIFSLSSTAIVLQTLTEKKLMNTPGGRSAFSVLLMQDIAVIPMLAIMPFLASPETRAAGAEGGHGAMHLIGSLPAWGVTLVTLGAVAGTVLAGHYLVRPLYRYVQAARLRELNTAMALVIVAGIASLMLMVGLSPALGTFLAGVVLANSEFRHELESSIEPFKGLLLGLFFITVGAGMDFSVFWAAPILLPVYVTGLVMIKVAVLYGLAMAFRLDRSNRWLFTLGLAQAGEFGFVLVGFASTQRIMPPEIVTMSSLVIALSMLITPALFILHDVIAKVLQRRGGARPAADQIDEIHPVIIAGIDRFGLTVNRMIALTGGKTTAIDDDLRAVRRVRKLGFKAYYGDATRPALLASAGIDTAEVLVVCIGDAQAATTLVRYARRIRPDLFIIARARDREHVFELYRAGADETVREVYDSALRCGRQVLERSGLSAYEAENAERTLVTFDRTALRDLAKVWRPGVPLEDNADYIELNRRLQADLEHAFAETLLHEAPPPRSQTEPTSPADILAEADGNPERQTGGSGT; encoded by the coding sequence ATGGAAGGCTTTCTGCTAAACGCCACGCTCTACCTGCTGTGCATCGTGCTTGCGGTGCCTCTGGCCACGCGGCTGGGACTTGGCTCGGTGCTGGGCTATCTGCTGATCGGGCTGATGCTGGGCCCGGTGCTGGGCCTTGTCGGCGCCGAGATGGAGACGCTCCGCCATGTCTCGGAAATCGGCGTGGTGATGATGCTGTTCCTGATCGGGCTCGAGCTCGATCCGCGCGCGCTCTGGGCGATGCGCGACAAGCTGATCGGCATGGGCGGGTTGCAGGTGCTGGTCACCGTGGCGCTGGTCACCGCCGCCGCCACGGCCTTCGGCCAGACCTGGCAATCGGCGCTGGCGATGGGGATGATCTTCTCGCTGTCCTCGACCGCCATCGTGCTGCAGACCCTGACCGAGAAGAAGCTGATGAACACCCCCGGCGGGCGCAGCGCCTTCTCGGTGCTTCTGATGCAGGACATCGCGGTCATCCCGATGCTGGCGATCATGCCCTTCCTCGCCTCGCCCGAGACCCGCGCGGCCGGTGCCGAGGGCGGCCATGGCGCGATGCATCTGATCGGGAGCCTGCCGGCCTGGGGGGTGACGCTGGTCACGCTGGGTGCGGTCGCGGGCACGGTGCTGGCCGGCCATTACCTGGTGCGCCCGCTCTACCGCTATGTGCAGGCGGCGCGGCTGCGCGAGCTGAACACGGCAATGGCGCTGGTGATCGTGGCGGGCATCGCCTCGCTGATGCTGATGGTGGGGCTCTCGCCCGCGCTGGGCACCTTCCTTGCCGGCGTGGTGCTGGCCAATTCGGAATTCCGCCACGAGCTGGAAAGCTCGATCGAGCCGTTCAAGGGCCTGCTGCTGGGGCTGTTCTTCATCACCGTCGGCGCGGGCATGGATTTCTCGGTATTCTGGGCCGCGCCGATCCTGTTGCCGGTCTATGTGACGGGCCTCGTGATGATCAAGGTGGCCGTGCTTTACGGGCTTGCCATGGCATTCCGGCTCGATCGGTCGAACCGCTGGCTGTTCACGTTGGGGCTCGCGCAGGCGGGCGAGTTCGGCTTCGTGCTGGTGGGCTTTGCCTCGACCCAGCGGATCATGCCGCCCGAGATCGTCACCATGTCGAGCCTGGTCATCGCGCTGTCGATGCTGATCACGCCCGCGCTCTTCATCCTGCATGACGTGATCGCGAAGGTGCTGCAGAGACGCGGCGGCGCCCGGCCCGCGGCGGATCAGATCGACGAGATCCATCCCGTCATCATCGCCGGGATCGACCGGTTCGGACTGACGGTGAACCGGATGATCGCGCTGACCGGCGGCAAGACCACCGCCATCGACGACGATCTGCGGGCGGTGCGGCGGGTGCGCAAGCTGGGCTTCAAGGCCTATTACGGCGACGCGACCCGGCCCGCTCTGCTGGCCTCGGCCGGCATCGACACCGCCGAGGTGCTGGTCGTGTGCATCGGCGATGCCCAGGCAGCGACCACGCTGGTGCGCTATGCCCGGCGGATCCGGCCCGATCTGTTCATCATCGCCCGCGCCCGCGACCGCGAACATGTCTTCGAGCTTTACCGTGCCGGCGCCGACGAGACCGTGCGCGAGGTCTATGACAGCGCACTGCGCTGCGGGCGGCAGGTGCTCGAACGCTCGGGACTGTCCGCCTATGAGGCCGAGAATGCCGAACGCACGCTGGTCACCTTCGACCGCACCGCGCTGCGCGACCTGGCCAAGGTCTGGCGCCCCGGCGTGCCGCTCGAGGATAATGCCGATTACATCGAGCTGAACCGGCGGCTGCAGGCCGATCTGGAACATGCCTTCGCCGAGACCCTGCTGCACGAGGCGCCGCCGCCCCGGAGCCAGACCGAACCGACCTCTCCCGCCGACATCCTGGCCGAGGCCGATGGCAATCCCGAACGCCAGACCGGCGGCAGCGGGACCTGA
- a CDS encoding malonyl-CoA synthase: protein MINPLYDRLFGRHAGRETPFLHLPDGRSLTHATFLALAARHAHALNAFGLGPGDRLAVQVEKSAEALALYAACLQAGVIFLPLNTAYTPAELAYFIGDSGARLVICDGRRMGELVPGAEAAGARVAALNADGSGSFAVIAATKSETFPTVARAPDDLAALLYTSGTTGRSKGAMLSQQNLLSNAEVLTEAWRFTEADVLLHALPIFHTHGLFVATNIMLLAGGAMILLPKFDTEAVIAALPRATAMMGVPTFYTRLLGDPRFDRALCAHIRLFVSGSAPLLAETHRAFEARTGQRILERYGMTETNMSTSNPYDGERIAGTVGLPLPGVELRIADPDTRAELPQGEIGQIEVRGPNVFQGYWQMPEKTREELCEDGFFLTGDLGTVDARGYVRIVGRAKDLIISGGLNVYPKEIEEELDAQPGVLESAVIGVPHPDLGEAVLAVLVPAPGETPDLPAIAGALATRLAGFKRPKRLELIGALPRNAMGKVQKAALRQTYRDSFA from the coding sequence TTGATCAACCCGCTTTACGACCGGCTCTTCGGCCGCCATGCCGGGCGCGAGACGCCCTTCCTGCATCTGCCCGACGGGCGCAGCCTGACCCATGCGACCTTTCTGGCGCTGGCCGCGCGCCATGCCCATGCCCTGAACGCCTTCGGGCTCGGCCCCGGCGACCGGCTGGCGGTGCAGGTCGAGAAATCGGCAGAGGCGCTGGCGCTTTATGCCGCCTGCCTGCAGGCGGGGGTAATCTTCCTGCCGCTCAACACCGCTTATACCCCGGCCGAGCTTGCCTATTTCATCGGCGACAGCGGCGCCCGGCTGGTCATCTGCGATGGCCGCCGGATGGGCGAACTTGTGCCGGGGGCCGAGGCCGCGGGCGCCCGCGTCGCCGCGCTGAATGCCGATGGCAGCGGCAGCTTCGCGGTGATCGCGGCGACGAAATCCGAAACCTTTCCCACCGTGGCGCGCGCGCCCGACGATCTGGCCGCGCTGCTTTACACCTCGGGCACCACCGGGCGTTCGAAAGGGGCGATGCTGAGCCAGCAAAACCTGCTGTCGAATGCCGAGGTGCTGACCGAGGCCTGGCGCTTTACCGAGGCCGATGTGCTCCTGCATGCGCTGCCGATCTTCCACACCCATGGCCTGTTCGTGGCGACCAACATCATGCTGCTGGCGGGCGGCGCGATGATCCTGCTGCCGAAATTCGACACCGAAGCGGTGATCGCCGCCCTGCCGCGCGCCACCGCCATGATGGGGGTCCCGACCTTCTATACCCGGCTGCTGGGCGATCCGCGGTTCGACCGCGCGCTCTGCGCCCATATCCGGCTGTTCGTCTCGGGCAGCGCGCCGCTTCTGGCCGAGACCCACCGCGCCTTCGAGGCCCGCACCGGACAGCGCATCCTCGAACGCTACGGCATGACGGAAACCAACATGTCGACCTCGAACCCCTATGACGGAGAGCGGATCGCGGGCACCGTCGGCCTGCCGCTGCCGGGCGTCGAGCTTCGGATCGCCGATCCCGACACCCGGGCCGAGCTGCCGCAGGGCGAGATCGGCCAGATCGAGGTGCGGGGACCCAATGTCTTTCAGGGCTACTGGCAGATGCCCGAGAAGACCCGCGAAGAGCTGTGCGAGGACGGCTTCTTCCTGACCGGCGATCTCGGGACGGTGGATGCCAGGGGCTATGTCCGGATCGTCGGCCGGGCCAAGGACCTGATCATCTCGGGCGGGCTCAACGTCTACCCGAAAGAGATCGAGGAGGAGCTCGACGCCCAGCCCGGCGTGCTGGAAAGCGCGGTGATCGGGGTGCCCCATCCCGATCTGGGCGAGGCGGTGCTGGCAGTGCTGGTCCCTGCGCCGGGCGAAACGCCCGACCTCCCGGCCATCGCCGGGGCGCTTGCCACGCGGCTTGCGGGCTTCAAGCGGCCGAAGCGGCTCGAGCTGATCGGGGCACTGCCCCGCAACGCCATGGGCAAGGTTCAGAAGGCCGCGCTGCGCCAAACCTATCGCGACAGCTTCGCCTGA